In Acipenser ruthenus chromosome 15, fAciRut3.2 maternal haplotype, whole genome shotgun sequence, a genomic segment contains:
- the LOC117962697 gene encoding WD repeat-containing protein 25-like isoform X3: MDQRRSSPHQRVYSSVWDAVDSGRCWKTYSSHSGAVRDACWSSCGRNILSGSFDTTAHLTDVETGQRLAELRNEFRVCCLALQPRDPHVFLCGGFSSEVKAWDCRSCQVIRSYKAGIQQTLDIVFLPEGKEFITSTDSVSRDSADRTLIAWDFQTTAKVSNQIYQERYTCPSLALHPKESVFVAQTNGNYMALFSAQRPYRINKKKRYEGHKVEGYAVGCEFSPDGSLLATGSSNGVVHFYNYLTSRVVRTLPAHQQACVCVTFHPVLPAITATCDWSGEINTWH, from the exons ATGGATCAGCGGAGATCCTCTCCACACCAGCGTGTTTACTCGTCG GTCTGGGACGCGGTGGACTCGGGCCGCTGTTGGAAGACCTATTCATCTCACAGCGGGGCGGTCCGGGATGCCTGCTGGTCCTCCTGCGGGAGGAACATTCTCAGCGGCTCCTTCGACACCACAGCTCATCTGACCGATGTGGAGACAG GCCAGCGGTTGGCTGAGCTGAGGAACGAGTTCAGGGTGTGCTGCCTGGCGCTGCAGCCCAGGGATCCTCACGTCTTCCTGTGTGGAGGCTTCAGCTCCGAGGTTAAAGCCTGGGACTGCAGGAGCTGCCAG GTGATCCGCTCGTACAAGGCTGGGATACAACAAACCCTGGACATTGTGTTCCTTCCAGAGGGCAAGGAGTTCATCACCAGCACAGACTCCGTGAGCAGAGACTCAGCTGACCGGACCCTCATCGCATGGGATTTCCAAACCACTGCAAAGGTCTCCAATCAGATTTATCAG GAGCGCTATACTTGCCCAAGCCTGGCCCTTCACCCTAAAGAGTCCGTGTTTGTTGCGCAGACTAATGGCAACTACATGGCTCTGTTTTCAGCACAGCGTCCGTACAGAATCAACAAGAAGAAGCGCTACGAAGGACATAAG GTCGAGGGGTACGCAGTTGGCTGTGAGTTCTCTCCGGACGGATCTCTCCTGGCCACAGGCAGTTCGAACGGTGTGGTTCATTTCTATAACTATCTGACCTCCAGGGTTGTCAGGACTCTGCCTGCCCACCAACAAGCCTGCGTTTGTGTGACCTTTCACCCCGTCCTGCCAGCCATCACTGCAACATGTGACTGGAGTGGAGAAATCAATACCTGGCACTGA
- the LOC117962697 gene encoding WD repeat-containing protein 25-like isoform X1, producing the protein MSSLVAYEDSDSEEDRSGQASPARQAAATSGVDLQLTSGLPAGGDAGSVRGKPSSASGSSSTLHLAPDLQYRWREGERRGSRETLTLNPPKRFPTDPWTRQASSYAYPESSREMEQGHAVKGENTSLNTQKRPAQQPQIVPGRVKPYVPKRMRLGQLDTCDAQHASDSDLQPDSQHNSGLLSQVSQSVKPYLDSKYSCTEIPQRLLFKLLEHQGPVNQIQWCPVPQSSHLLLSASMDRTVKVLIVVARACLQGAASGWEPIARYCTTPLEKARNWVPLKAERKRLTRCPVWDAVDSGRCWKTYSSHSGAVRDACWSSCGRNILSGSFDTTAHLTDVETGQRLAELRNEFRVCCLALQPRDPHVFLCGGFSSEVKAWDCRSCQVIRSYKAGIQQTLDIVFLPEGKEFITSTDSVSRDSADRTLIAWDFQTTAKVSNQIYQERYTCPSLALHPKESVFVAQTNGNYMALFSAQRPYRINKKKRYEGHKVEGYAVGCEFSPDGSLLATGSSNGVVHFYNYLTSRVVRTLPAHQQACVCVTFHPVLPAITATCDWSGEINTWH; encoded by the exons ATGAGCTCCCTGGTAGCGTATGAGGACTCTGATTCAGAGGAGGACAGGTCTGGACAGGCCAGCCCAGCTCGCCAGGCAGCTGCTACCTCTGGTGTTGATCTCCAGCTCACTTCTGGGCTCCCTGCTGGTGGAGATGCGGGGTCTGTCAGAGGAAAGCCTAGCAGTGCATCTGGCAGCAGCTCTACCCTTCACCTAGCTCCTGATCTCCagtatagatggagggagggagaaCGCAGGGGTAGCAGAGAAACTCTGACGCTGAACCCTCCTAAGAGATTCCCTACAGACCCATGGACCAGGCAAGCGTCTTCATATGCCTATCCTGAAAGCAGCAGAGAAATGGAGCAAGGCCACGCAGTGAAGGGTGAAAACACTTCTCTAAACACACAGAAGAGGCCCGCGCAGCAGCCACAGATTGTCCCAGGACGGGTTAAGCCTTACGTACCCAAAAGGATGAGGCTGGGGCAGCTTGATACATGTGATGCACAGCATGCATCAGACTCAGATCTTCAACCAGACAGCCAGCACAATTCCGGACTGCTAAGCCAGGTTTCTCAAAGTGTCAAACCTTATTTAGACTCAAAGTACAGCTGTACAGAAATCCCCCAGCGGCTCCTGTTCAAGTTGCTGGAACACCAGGGCCCGGTAAATCAGATCCAGTGGTGTCCGGTGCCACAGTCTAGCCACCTGCTGCTCTCTGCTTCCATGGACAGAACTGTAAAG GTTTTGATTGTGGTGGCTCGTGCGTGCCTGCAGGGTGCAGCGAGTGGCTGGGAACCGATCGCTCGCTACTGTACGACCCCATTAGAGAAGGCCAGGAATTGGGTTCCTTTGAAGGCAGAACGAAAGAGGCTGACACGCTGTCCG GTCTGGGACGCGGTGGACTCGGGCCGCTGTTGGAAGACCTATTCATCTCACAGCGGGGCGGTCCGGGATGCCTGCTGGTCCTCCTGCGGGAGGAACATTCTCAGCGGCTCCTTCGACACCACAGCTCATCTGACCGATGTGGAGACAG GCCAGCGGTTGGCTGAGCTGAGGAACGAGTTCAGGGTGTGCTGCCTGGCGCTGCAGCCCAGGGATCCTCACGTCTTCCTGTGTGGAGGCTTCAGCTCCGAGGTTAAAGCCTGGGACTGCAGGAGCTGCCAG GTGATCCGCTCGTACAAGGCTGGGATACAACAAACCCTGGACATTGTGTTCCTTCCAGAGGGCAAGGAGTTCATCACCAGCACAGACTCCGTGAGCAGAGACTCAGCTGACCGGACCCTCATCGCATGGGATTTCCAAACCACTGCAAAGGTCTCCAATCAGATTTATCAG GAGCGCTATACTTGCCCAAGCCTGGCCCTTCACCCTAAAGAGTCCGTGTTTGTTGCGCAGACTAATGGCAACTACATGGCTCTGTTTTCAGCACAGCGTCCGTACAGAATCAACAAGAAGAAGCGCTACGAAGGACATAAG GTCGAGGGGTACGCAGTTGGCTGTGAGTTCTCTCCGGACGGATCTCTCCTGGCCACAGGCAGTTCGAACGGTGTGGTTCATTTCTATAACTATCTGACCTCCAGGGTTGTCAGGACTCTGCCTGCCCACCAACAAGCCTGCGTTTGTGTGACCTTTCACCCCGTCCTGCCAGCCATCACTGCAACATGTGACTGGAGTGGAGAAATCAATACCTGGCACTGA
- the LOC117962697 gene encoding WD repeat-containing protein 25-like isoform X2, translating into MSSLVAYEDSDSEEDRSGQASPARQAAATSGVDLQLTSGLPAGGDAGSVRGKPSSASGSSSTLHLAPDLQYRWREGERRGSRETLTLNPPKRFPTDPWTRQASSYAYPESSREMEQGHAVKGENTSLNTQKRPAQQPQIVPGRVKPYVPKRMRLGQLDTCDAQHASDSDLQPDSQHNSGLLSQVSQSVKPYLDSKYSCTEIPQRLLFKLLEHQGPVNQIQWCPVPQSSHLLLSASMDRTVKVWDAVDSGRCWKTYSSHSGAVRDACWSSCGRNILSGSFDTTAHLTDVETGQRLAELRNEFRVCCLALQPRDPHVFLCGGFSSEVKAWDCRSCQVIRSYKAGIQQTLDIVFLPEGKEFITSTDSVSRDSADRTLIAWDFQTTAKVSNQIYQERYTCPSLALHPKESVFVAQTNGNYMALFSAQRPYRINKKKRYEGHKVEGYAVGCEFSPDGSLLATGSSNGVVHFYNYLTSRVVRTLPAHQQACVCVTFHPVLPAITATCDWSGEINTWH; encoded by the exons ATGAGCTCCCTGGTAGCGTATGAGGACTCTGATTCAGAGGAGGACAGGTCTGGACAGGCCAGCCCAGCTCGCCAGGCAGCTGCTACCTCTGGTGTTGATCTCCAGCTCACTTCTGGGCTCCCTGCTGGTGGAGATGCGGGGTCTGTCAGAGGAAAGCCTAGCAGTGCATCTGGCAGCAGCTCTACCCTTCACCTAGCTCCTGATCTCCagtatagatggagggagggagaaCGCAGGGGTAGCAGAGAAACTCTGACGCTGAACCCTCCTAAGAGATTCCCTACAGACCCATGGACCAGGCAAGCGTCTTCATATGCCTATCCTGAAAGCAGCAGAGAAATGGAGCAAGGCCACGCAGTGAAGGGTGAAAACACTTCTCTAAACACACAGAAGAGGCCCGCGCAGCAGCCACAGATTGTCCCAGGACGGGTTAAGCCTTACGTACCCAAAAGGATGAGGCTGGGGCAGCTTGATACATGTGATGCACAGCATGCATCAGACTCAGATCTTCAACCAGACAGCCAGCACAATTCCGGACTGCTAAGCCAGGTTTCTCAAAGTGTCAAACCTTATTTAGACTCAAAGTACAGCTGTACAGAAATCCCCCAGCGGCTCCTGTTCAAGTTGCTGGAACACCAGGGCCCGGTAAATCAGATCCAGTGGTGTCCGGTGCCACAGTCTAGCCACCTGCTGCTCTCTGCTTCCATGGACAGAACTGTAAAG GTCTGGGACGCGGTGGACTCGGGCCGCTGTTGGAAGACCTATTCATCTCACAGCGGGGCGGTCCGGGATGCCTGCTGGTCCTCCTGCGGGAGGAACATTCTCAGCGGCTCCTTCGACACCACAGCTCATCTGACCGATGTGGAGACAG GCCAGCGGTTGGCTGAGCTGAGGAACGAGTTCAGGGTGTGCTGCCTGGCGCTGCAGCCCAGGGATCCTCACGTCTTCCTGTGTGGAGGCTTCAGCTCCGAGGTTAAAGCCTGGGACTGCAGGAGCTGCCAG GTGATCCGCTCGTACAAGGCTGGGATACAACAAACCCTGGACATTGTGTTCCTTCCAGAGGGCAAGGAGTTCATCACCAGCACAGACTCCGTGAGCAGAGACTCAGCTGACCGGACCCTCATCGCATGGGATTTCCAAACCACTGCAAAGGTCTCCAATCAGATTTATCAG GAGCGCTATACTTGCCCAAGCCTGGCCCTTCACCCTAAAGAGTCCGTGTTTGTTGCGCAGACTAATGGCAACTACATGGCTCTGTTTTCAGCACAGCGTCCGTACAGAATCAACAAGAAGAAGCGCTACGAAGGACATAAG GTCGAGGGGTACGCAGTTGGCTGTGAGTTCTCTCCGGACGGATCTCTCCTGGCCACAGGCAGTTCGAACGGTGTGGTTCATTTCTATAACTATCTGACCTCCAGGGTTGTCAGGACTCTGCCTGCCCACCAACAAGCCTGCGTTTGTGTGACCTTTCACCCCGTCCTGCCAGCCATCACTGCAACATGTGACTGGAGTGGAGAAATCAATACCTGGCACTGA